Genomic window (Nymphaea colorata isolate Beijing-Zhang1983 chromosome 1, ASM883128v2, whole genome shotgun sequence):
CTGACTCAGCCACCAACCAAACCAACGACCGTCCGTCTGCGTTCCCATCTGCTCTCCTTACCGTTTGCTTGGAACGGTGGTAGGTGGGTGGAGGGGGTAAGTTTAGTTTAGGCGGCCTCACCCTCCTGTACTTGCACCACCACTCTTTTGTTGGTCTCCTAAGGTATTCCTCGAATTCTACGGCTGCGAGCAAGCAAGGGAACAAGGAGACGGCGGCTGAGAGATGGAGCTGTTTCAGTCGCCCAACCTCGAGGTGATCAGCATTACGGTGGCCATTGCTGCCGTCGCTGCCGCCGCCGCATACTTCTACCTCAACAGCAAGCCTAAAGGTTTGCACCTTCCCACTCTCATCTTTTTATCctttctacttttttctttgttggtccTTCTTAAGCGGTTGTATTTTCCTTCTCACTTTGCCTTTGTTTGCGAAAACAATGTTTGGAATGCTTGTGATAGCTCCTAGTTTAGTCGGCAGTTTCGATGTTCAGGGTTTTATTCGTTGCTGTTCTGTTTCATTGTTGGTTGGTGATCCTCGAGTTTTGGGCTCCAGGCGATCGGTTCATTTCTTATGGGGAATCGTTTGTTTCACTTGAtgttggttttttatttttctgatgcGGCTAATTGTTTCATTGTTGGTTGGTGATCCTCGAGTCTTGGGCTCCAGGCGATCGTTTCATTTCGTATGGGGGATCGTTTGCTTCACTTGATGTtcgttttatatttttttgatgCTTCTAATTGGGCGATCGATGTGGCTGGGGTTGCGTTCTTGCTGATGTCTTTCCTCTCCCCGTTTTTCCTCCTTACCCGTGCTAATTTTTGATGATCTGGATGGAGTTAAATAGAAATTTTCTATCACTGCAGATTGGATTTGTGAGACTGACAGCTTCGAGTGTTTTGATTGCCTGCAACTTGTTAAACGAAAGGCCCTAAGATGCTAAACGTTTTCTTCGGAAAACGTGGGTTCTGTTTATCTGAATAGGGGCATTTATCAGATTGGGAGTGCTCAGGTGCCCCGGAGTTTGAGCTTTGGTTTCCAAGCAAGAGTTAATGTTGACCCAACTGgacatttattttgatattctGCAGGGGTGCATCAAGACCTGTGATCAATGTCTCCCTCTCTGAATAGCAACCTAATCAAGGCAACTAAATAATGGTTCCTTACGTAACTAGGCAGTGTCATGCAATATTAATCAACACTTTGTACCAGAATGAAATTACAACTAATTGAAACGATTCTAATCCTTGTGGTGCAATTGCACGTGCATACTAAATGTTCTTGAAATAATGACACCTACatagagaaaattttgaagtgaGAACTGCCATAGCCTTGGCCTTTTTGCATAATCAGTAGAAAAGATGTCTCCCTTATGATTAGGCACCAGATATCCGGAGGTGTGGAAAGAGCTGCTGTGAGAAGCGGAAAAACCATAAGAAAAGGGTTGAATGGATTAGAAATGACTCAACACTACAGGTTCCGTTGAAAATGTAGTTTCTTTAGCATATAGCTACTCTGTTTTTACACATTCTGTTTCCCATTACATTATCTCTAGGCTCTCTAAaccatcttttcttcttccatctgTATCTCATTAAATTGCTATTGACGTTGTCAAACTGCATTCCTCCTCTTGTATAACAAAAGACAAGTCTTTCAAGTAATGCAGAAAAGGTTTTGAATCTTGATGTATATTGTCCATGGTACTTTAAGTGGAAATCTCTACGTTTGAGCAAATTCTGAGAATCAGTTTGATTTGTTAGAATCATGTAGTTTGATCCCTTCACATATTTTCTCTACCACCTTATTTATTTTcgtttgcttttttgttttaagttttctaGATCTTTGGAAGTATAGAGAGCAAAAAGGATGATTAACAACTACGTGAAAAATTTCCATTTAACTAATTTACTCCATAAATTACTTTCTGTGTTCAAACATTAAGGTCGTTGATTttcaaccaaaagcaaaaaggaagggaaagctATGGAATGGAATAACAGTTCAACAAGTCATAGCAATTATAAGCAATACTTATTAAGTAGATTCAAGTCTTTGTTAGTTTTGATCTAGGCAGTTCTTTATCCTATTCTAAGAAAGCTTAAGTTTCTAAAATGGACAAGCCTCAGGCCAGGCTCAAATGTTGAAATAGTTTTCAATTTTCCTGTGCAACTCACAAGATTGCTAGCACAATTTTCTACATATCCTGTTCCTAGGGAATTGAGTGTAGCCAAGCACTGCAAAAGTTTGGCTAGTCAAATCGATGCTACTGCTACTAAGGTTGCTTCAAATTTTTTACCATTCTTTTATGATTGATTCAGTTCCTAACTTTAGCTTGCCGGAGTCATGCTAATTACTAAAACCTCATTGACTTAGATAAACTTGGATGACAGCTCAGTCCTCCCATGAGTTCGCCCAGTAACATCAACTTCCTGGATAAGaggcatagtcacaaaaaacacatgttttttttgaaaaaaaatgcgaTAATAAATTAGCCATTTAAACCTTAAAAAAACActgttcttttgaaaaaacgtgaaaatgtaaaaacacaaaaaagacatttcccccctttttttaaaattttttcagtttttttttcacgtttttttaatgttgaactgcttcttttcattttctaatttttatttgttgcaaatttacttatgttttgtgtttgtgttattaatttctcatttatttcctcatttttaatgttttaaaattttaccatatttttttttccatactTTTCTCGTTtctttcaagctcgccgtattatacccgagaaaaaccttgccgtttaaaatgGAAGAAAGTTTTTTTGTGATAATGGATAAGAGTCAACTAAGATACTTAGTTGGCTCATGGAGCCTTCAGACATTCATTGGGAGACATGGGCCTTTTCAAGACTGCAGAATCAAGCTGGAATCCAACACCTTGATTTCATCTGTCAGAATATGGTCGATGATGAAAACTTGCTTGGCACTGTTATTCTGCCTTTTATGTGAAAAATAGCATTATGTAGGAACTGAGACTATAATATTCATGATGGTTGATCTCTTGTGAACTCATAGTcctaaaaatcaaaattgaaaacgTTAAGTTTTTGTTTGGTGTGATGTACAGGGTGCTTGGATCCTGAAAACTTCAGGAATTTCAAACTGGTCAAGCGTACACAATTGAGTCACAATGTAGCCAAATTTAAATTTGCTTTGCCCACCCCTACCTCGATTTTGGGTCTTCCTATCGGGCAGCATATAAGTTGCAGGTGAAAATAttctcttgttatgttttcaatttttgtcAAGGTTTCCTCATTATTTAGCTAGTTGGTGGTTTTGCTCATCTGGACAGAGGAAAAGATAGTGCTGATGAAGAAGTAATCAAGCCCTATACTCCTACTACATTGGATACAGATGTCGGATATTTTGAACTAGTTATAAAGGTTCATATTCCGCATCCTTTTAGTCAATTTTCCCTATTCGATAGTTACTCATTGAACTTTTTTGGCATGCTTTCTGTCTTGAATTTTCCCTATGCTAAGATTTGCACATTGGTGTTTCAGATGTATCCTCAAGGACGAATGTCTCATCACTTCCGTGAGATGAAGGTTGGCGATTACCTTTCTGTAAAGGGACCAAAGGTATCATCCTTCATTGAGTTGTTCTGTTTAGGACATTATCTAGGTCCAATAAAGCTTTTCTTGTTTGGCCAAACCTTGTCATTACACTACTGCTTCTAAGTTCTGCATAGAGGTCATGGCATTACCATTTGGGTACCTTGGATTCTTGTGGCATGTCTTTAGAATGTCTTTACAATATTCTGAGTCTTTAAGTGGCTGATCAGGTTAAATGTCCCATGCAATTCCATTGGCCTTTTTGAGCTCAAACTGGACTATGTAGCATAGTATCTCTAGTGATTTTCGCATCTTTATGGCTAATCATTGGCCAGGTTTCTTAACTTTTAagtaatttttctaaaatcactTGGATGTTTAAGCAGATTTTATGTATACTGTTGTGATTTTTGTAGCTCCTTCTTTTGGAGCATCAACTTCTTAGTGTCTTAGAAAGTACTATTGTCTTCTTATTTGACGTTTGCAAGAGGAAGAGTTTGTGGTATGTATTCATTCGTCACATTCTCTATGGTTGTGCTAATTTGCTGGTCTCCTATTGATAACAAACTGAATTTGATGgtatatgaattatgaagttGGGTCCCATGGAAGTTACTGTTACACTGGTAACAAACTTGATCTCAAAAGCtatggttttaaattttaatcattctaCCGTTCACTATGTTTATAACACCTGTTTGGATGTTGCTCAGCCAAAAAACTAAGATCGCTTTTGGTTTTGGGCTGCTTTATTTTTGGAAAGGGAATTTTCGAGAACTAGAGTTGATGTTTTTTGAAGGTTATTGGAATGTTGAAACTCACAATTCTCTATAGCACCAATGCTGGTTAATTAATGGTTCTCACCGCTTTCCATATTTCCACCACTTTCCCTTGTTTCCAGTCGAGAGCCAAAACAGCCTTACCTACAGTTGGTTGTTCTAGGAAGGCTGATTGATTGACTGTTCACGTAGTAATTTTTAGGTGTGCATGATGAGATTCTATACCTTCTTGGCAGGTCCATCTTCTGACAGTTTATGTGCATGCAGACATACAGAAAATTTATATAGACTTAGGAAGTGCTTCTGGTTTCTTTGCAGGGACGTTTCAGGTATCAACCTGGCCAATTTAGGGCATTTGGAATGCTTGCTGGAGGATCTGGTATAACCCCAATGTTTCAGGTACTAGGAACTTAAGAAAAGCTGCTAAGACTGGTTGTTTTTGAACCTTAACAATGTTTAAGCcttttgggctttttttttttttacgttctTTTTCTCCATTGAATGTCTTAGcgttttattttcatttaggTGACTAGGGCCATACTTGAAAACCCAAAAGATGACACGAAGGTACACCTTATCTATGCAAATGTGACATACGAAGATATTCTGCTGAAGGTGATCCACTTGTGAACAATGAACGGCTTCTTGGAAgtttgttgtatttttttgcTCAATGGACGGACAAGTAATGTTGAGGAATATGGCTGATAAATCCTTGTTACCTGTTGCAGGAAGAACTTGATTCCCTTGCTAGTAGCTATCCTGATCGCTGCCATGTCTACTACGTACTGAATCAGGTGAATTGTTCAGGTCTAGTTGCTTATTCTACCAACACATTTTatgatgttcatattttttatgattatatgtCACTAATTCTTAGCGTTGGTCAGCCGCCTGAGACATGGAATGGTGGTGTTGGTTTTGTATCCAAGGGAATGATTGAAGCCCACTGTCCAGCACCTGCAGCTGATATTCAGGTAACTTTCTTTGATTAAGTTGCTTCGCCATTGCCAAATCAAGTGATTGCATATTGCTTTTACTCTTTTATTTCATCTATTGGAATATCAGTTCATTTATAAGTTTCCTTTGAAGCACACATTCTGTTATCAGATATTGAGGTGGTTGCTTACCTgctttatgtcttttttttgtcGCTTAGAATATCTGATGCATTTATAAGTTTCTTTTACGTCACACCTTTTCTGCTTTCAGATATTGAGGTGTGGTCCACCACCCATGAACAAGGCCATGGCTGCTCACCTTGACGACCTTGGATACACAAAGGAAATGCAGTTCCAGTTCTAAGCTTGAGGCTTTTGGCttcgtttttatttttctcacatCAATGTTGGATGTTCATTGTCATGTTTGAAGGCTGTGAGAGATAGCCTCTGTAGTTGGGTGGAGATCCCGCGATTACCTCATAAACTATCTGACGCTCATATGGAACTGCTTTCGatacttcttcctctcttttttgattTGGCATTAGAGGTAGTATCACCTGATAAGAGAACATAAATACTTCCATAATTTCATTCGATAGGGTTTTTATTCCttgatacatatatattggcATATGATCCTTGGCCTTTCTTGATTTTACTTTCCTTGTAGCGTTGGATTGCTAGATGCTGCTAGAGAGCCACCGTTCTTTTTGTCCCGGATCTGCTTAAGCATCTTTGAGAAtcatagtcttttttttttttttttgttttccggTTTGGTGCTCAGAAATGTCAAAATTTCACGTGACTTCGAACATGAGATTATACTTCCCTTTAAGTACAGTAGTTGTGTCATCGTCCTAACCAAAACTAAAAGGCTTATGCATTTGAGCTATGTAAACAGACAGGACCACGTTGAAACTAGCAGTTGCGTTATCAGAGTTTCAATGACGACCCTCCAAGGCAATTAATTACTCAAAGGCCGTGGAGGAGTGTCTAGTTTCCTCCTCCTACGAGGCTCTGATTGGTGAGTCGTTCGGAACGTTGAGTTGATGCTGGTGCTCGAAAAGTCGCGGCTGGCTTTCCCCACGCAACACTAGACGAGGCAAAGGGGTGAGTCCGGTTTAGCGGACTCGCTCAACAGAGAAAAACCAAAAAGCATGGTCAATTGCTCATTCCatgctctttcttcttcccccGAAATTTATAGGGGGTACCCTCAATCAAACAGAGGACGCCCCGTCTTTTGTGAGCTCGATTCCCCATCAGTCATCACGTTCTCGTCCAATGTTTGCTACACGCACAAAATGCCAGAGGGTCGGATCAGAGATGAAGACCCGTGTTGAAATGGTTATGCCATGGCCGATGGGGTAGGGAAGGACGTAACGTAACGTAACCTTGACCTAACGCAAGCAAAGGTGTTTGGAAAATCTGCCTGCCTCGTGGGCACGTGGTCGAAGCTTTaaaaagaaggacaaaaaaaaaaacgaagaaaacCTTACCACCATTGATTGGCCCACCCCACAGCCGCGTATTCCCTCGCTTCGGGGCTAGAAGCGTCTTCTAGAATGGAAATCGTCCCGGCAGGGCGGGAGCCCCGCGAAAACAAGAGTTTGGCGgtcttcaaaaaattcaaaagttttgtTCAAACCAAATATTTTTTCGAATTCAAAACCCCGCTCCCCCTATCCCTCTCTATCATTTCccctttttctgattttgtctACAGAGGGGGAAGATGTGCAGAACCGTCTCCTGCTTCTCCCACGATCAGCTTTCAGATGTCAAGGTACGCCGCTTGCTTCGAGCCGTCGCAACTTTCCTTATTCGTTCACTAGTTGCTTCCGATCGCCCATGAGTTTTCCGTTCATGAAATCCCCATTTCTGCCGAAATTCAGGCTGCCCATCTAGAAAAATATGGTTAGAGAATTGGAGCCTGTGTCATTCTATAACCGTCTCCGTGAATCGGCGTCCTTGTCCTCGTCCTCGCCACTGTTGATCTTCCCCTCAACTTCCGATGTCGAT
Coding sequences:
- the LOC116248110 gene encoding NADH--cytochrome b5 reductase 1, which encodes MELFQSPNLEVISITVAIAAVAAAAAYFYLNSKPKGCLDPENFRNFKLVKRTQLSHNVAKFKFALPTPTSILGLPIGQHISCRGKDSADEEVIKPYTPTTLDTDVGYFELVIKMYPQGRMSHHFREMKVGDYLSVKGPKGRFRYQPGQFRAFGMLAGGSGITPMFQVTRAILENPKDDTKVHLIYANVTYEDILLKEELDSLASSYPDRCHVYYVLNQPPETWNGGVGFVSKGMIEAHCPAPAADIQILRCGPPPMNKAMAAHLDDLGYTKEMQFQF